The proteins below are encoded in one region of Alosa sapidissima isolate fAloSap1 chromosome 24, fAloSap1.pri, whole genome shotgun sequence:
- the LOC121700098 gene encoding uncharacterized protein LOC121700098 isoform X2, producing the protein MDRDIRELLQQRRSPIAIRNQLRGGRPFHPYKRNGDVDLRDRKIGNARGGPGRGRGHYGMGHGTGFANYSKRNSCEHATFNRGVKMNKEVDLTCGQVDLKREALQGGCFDHAVCSQGTVSHSGVNERASRVTNRRVAHGTHYDKQKGDQTDLQSDVLKNIVKEVHFSCLDSHSRGPVTDTNRGVHERASRKVSTDRRVAHGTHDKKKDNIMDLKSEVFKMIVKDLHPPHLVEEAGFRALLNVLNPSGQIPSNASWARSQLQKMYEDKKAEVKKALSCSECIVLTAEIWQRSSENHLTVSCHFLDEKWRRKSYILETTRLFKGHCVDSNVARIASTWGIDKKISVVVSNLANMKEPFHKRGWFDMPCFAHILNAMFETSTKSVWGDQWKDLLKKCNDILDNINGDQGAAKTVKEHQVHSKSATRPLHWPVDEKWPSTLNMLERILEQNGTIKASHISHAESEIWINAEDDKRIKEAVAVLRLFKDAMQHLGIGYHSISEIIPLLVKTHGKLTKVSSNIGKEIAKKCERRIFEMKQNRWLTFSRVLDPRFKLFPFADQPESKKADIVDEMKKLNSPGHCQKGSSRGLQQDFQSVLECYLQEPLHKEKNPLEFWRVQTNLTALIPLVRKYLTVVSTPLPSERAFRPDVYKRQNMKRSCLQPEDVNMMLFLQGNLTVGH; encoded by the exons ATGGACAGGGACATCAGAGAACTTCTGCAACAAAGGAGAAGCCCCATAG CAATAAGGAACCAGTTAAGAGGAGGACGGCCCTTCCATCCCTACAAAAGGAATGGTGATGTGGATCTTAGAGACAGAAAAATAGGAAATGCCAGAGGAGGCCCTGGAAGAGGGAGAGGCCATTATGGGATGGGACACGGAACCGGGTTTGCCAATTATTCCAAACGGAACTCTTGTGAACATGCCACCTTCAATCGTGGAGTCAAGATGAATAAGGAAGTTGACCTGACTTGTG GCCAAGTGGACTTGAAGAGAGAAGCATTACAGGGAGGGTGCTTTGACCATGCTGTTTGTAGCCAAGGCACTGTCtcacacagtggtgtcaatgAGCGAGCATCTAGAGTCACTAATCGCCGTGTTGCTCATGGGACTCATTATGACAAACAGAAAG GTGACCAAACTGACTTGCAGAGTGAcgtgttaaaaaacattgtgaAAGAAGTGCACTTCAGCTGCCTTGACAGCCATAGCCGAGGCCCTGTCACAGACACCAACAGAGGTGTCCATGAGAGAGCATCCAGAAAAGTCTCCACTGATCGCCGTGTTGCTCATGGGACTCATGACAAAAAGAAAG ATAACATAATGGACTTGAAGAGTGAAGTCTTCAAAATGATTGTGAAGGACCTGCATCCACCACACCTAGTTGAAGAAGCTGGATTCAGAGCCTTGTTAAATGTCCTTAATCCATCTGGTCAGATCCCATCTAATGCCTCTTGGGCTCGTTCACAACTTCAAAAAATGTATGAAGACAAAAAGGCGGAAGTGAAAAAGGCTTTAAGCTGCTCAGAGTGCATTGTGTTGACAGCCGAAATATGGCAAAGGTCATCGGAGAACCACCTGACAGTTAGCTGCCACTTTCTTGATGAGAAATGGAGGCGGAAATCCTACATTCTTGAAACCACACGCCTCTTTAAAGGACACTGCGTTGACAGTAATGTGGCCAGAATTGCCAGCACATGGGGTATAGACAAGAAGATTAGCGTTGTCGTATCCAACTTGGCTAACATGAAGGAGCCCTTTCATAAAAGGGGGTGGTTCGACATGCCCTGTTTTGCCCACATCCTCAATGCCATGTTCGAGACGTCGACTAAATCTGTCTGGGGAGACCAGTGGAAGGACCTGCTGAAGAAATGCAACGACATTTTGGACAACATTAACGGAGATCAAGGAGCAGCAAAAACAGTCAAGGAGCATCAGGTACATTCAAAATCAGCAACTAGGCCACTACACTGGCCTGTAGATGAAAAATGGCCCTCAACCTTAAATATGCTGGAGAGAATCTTAGAACAAAATGGCACCATCAAAGCCAGCCATATTAGCCATGCTGAGAGTGAAATCTGGATTAATGCTGAGGATGATAAGAGGATCAAAGAAGCTGTTGCAGTACTTAGACTGTTTAAAGATGCCATGCAACATCTAGGGATAGGCTAccattccatttcagagataatCCCTCTGTTGGTGAAAACTCATGGCAAACTGACCAAAGTCAGTAGTAATATAGGGAAAGAGATTGCGAAAAAATGTGAGAGGCGTATCTTCGAGATGAAACAGAACCGCTGGTTGACCTTCAGCAGAGTTCTGGACCCAAGATTCAAATTGTTTCCATTTGCTGATCAACCTGAGAGCAAAAAAGCTGACATTGTAGATGAAATGAAGAAGCTCAACTCACCCGGACATTGTCAAAAAGGCTCGTCCCGAGGACTACAACAAGACTTTCAATCAGTCTTAGAATGTTACCTACAGGAGCCTCTGCATAAAGAGAAGAACCCACTTGAATTCTGGAGAGTTCAAACAAACCTAACTGCTCTGATCCCACTGGTTCGCAAATACCTTACAGTGGTTTCCACACCGCTTCCGTCTGAGCGTGCCTTTAGACCAGACGTCTACAAAAGGCAAAACATGAAGCGCAGCTGCCTGCAACCAGAAGATGTCAATATGATGCTCTTTCTGCAAGGAAACCTCACAGTAGGCCACTGA
- the LOC121700098 gene encoding uncharacterized protein LOC121700098 isoform X1 — MDRDIRELLQQRRSPIAIRNQLRGGRPFHPYKRNGDVDLRDRKIGNARGGPGRGRGHYGMGHGTGFANYSKRNSCEHATFNRGVKMNKEVDLTCVGQVDLKREALQGGCFDHAVCSQGTVSHSGVNERASRVTNRRVAHGTHYDKQKGDQTDLQSDVLKNIVKEVHFSCLDSHSRGPVTDTNRGVHERASRKVSTDRRVAHGTHDKKKDNIMDLKSEVFKMIVKDLHPPHLVEEAGFRALLNVLNPSGQIPSNASWARSQLQKMYEDKKAEVKKALSCSECIVLTAEIWQRSSENHLTVSCHFLDEKWRRKSYILETTRLFKGHCVDSNVARIASTWGIDKKISVVVSNLANMKEPFHKRGWFDMPCFAHILNAMFETSTKSVWGDQWKDLLKKCNDILDNINGDQGAAKTVKEHQVHSKSATRPLHWPVDEKWPSTLNMLERILEQNGTIKASHISHAESEIWINAEDDKRIKEAVAVLRLFKDAMQHLGIGYHSISEIIPLLVKTHGKLTKVSSNIGKEIAKKCERRIFEMKQNRWLTFSRVLDPRFKLFPFADQPESKKADIVDEMKKLNSPGHCQKGSSRGLQQDFQSVLECYLQEPLHKEKNPLEFWRVQTNLTALIPLVRKYLTVVSTPLPSERAFRPDVYKRQNMKRSCLQPEDVNMMLFLQGNLTVGH, encoded by the exons ATGGACAGGGACATCAGAGAACTTCTGCAACAAAGGAGAAGCCCCATAG CAATAAGGAACCAGTTAAGAGGAGGACGGCCCTTCCATCCCTACAAAAGGAATGGTGATGTGGATCTTAGAGACAGAAAAATAGGAAATGCCAGAGGAGGCCCTGGAAGAGGGAGAGGCCATTATGGGATGGGACACGGAACCGGGTTTGCCAATTATTCCAAACGGAACTCTTGTGAACATGCCACCTTCAATCGTGGAGTCAAGATGAATAAGGAAGTTGACCTGACTTGTG TAGGCCAAGTGGACTTGAAGAGAGAAGCATTACAGGGAGGGTGCTTTGACCATGCTGTTTGTAGCCAAGGCACTGTCtcacacagtggtgtcaatgAGCGAGCATCTAGAGTCACTAATCGCCGTGTTGCTCATGGGACTCATTATGACAAACAGAAAG GTGACCAAACTGACTTGCAGAGTGAcgtgttaaaaaacattgtgaAAGAAGTGCACTTCAGCTGCCTTGACAGCCATAGCCGAGGCCCTGTCACAGACACCAACAGAGGTGTCCATGAGAGAGCATCCAGAAAAGTCTCCACTGATCGCCGTGTTGCTCATGGGACTCATGACAAAAAGAAAG ATAACATAATGGACTTGAAGAGTGAAGTCTTCAAAATGATTGTGAAGGACCTGCATCCACCACACCTAGTTGAAGAAGCTGGATTCAGAGCCTTGTTAAATGTCCTTAATCCATCTGGTCAGATCCCATCTAATGCCTCTTGGGCTCGTTCACAACTTCAAAAAATGTATGAAGACAAAAAGGCGGAAGTGAAAAAGGCTTTAAGCTGCTCAGAGTGCATTGTGTTGACAGCCGAAATATGGCAAAGGTCATCGGAGAACCACCTGACAGTTAGCTGCCACTTTCTTGATGAGAAATGGAGGCGGAAATCCTACATTCTTGAAACCACACGCCTCTTTAAAGGACACTGCGTTGACAGTAATGTGGCCAGAATTGCCAGCACATGGGGTATAGACAAGAAGATTAGCGTTGTCGTATCCAACTTGGCTAACATGAAGGAGCCCTTTCATAAAAGGGGGTGGTTCGACATGCCCTGTTTTGCCCACATCCTCAATGCCATGTTCGAGACGTCGACTAAATCTGTCTGGGGAGACCAGTGGAAGGACCTGCTGAAGAAATGCAACGACATTTTGGACAACATTAACGGAGATCAAGGAGCAGCAAAAACAGTCAAGGAGCATCAGGTACATTCAAAATCAGCAACTAGGCCACTACACTGGCCTGTAGATGAAAAATGGCCCTCAACCTTAAATATGCTGGAGAGAATCTTAGAACAAAATGGCACCATCAAAGCCAGCCATATTAGCCATGCTGAGAGTGAAATCTGGATTAATGCTGAGGATGATAAGAGGATCAAAGAAGCTGTTGCAGTACTTAGACTGTTTAAAGATGCCATGCAACATCTAGGGATAGGCTAccattccatttcagagataatCCCTCTGTTGGTGAAAACTCATGGCAAACTGACCAAAGTCAGTAGTAATATAGGGAAAGAGATTGCGAAAAAATGTGAGAGGCGTATCTTCGAGATGAAACAGAACCGCTGGTTGACCTTCAGCAGAGTTCTGGACCCAAGATTCAAATTGTTTCCATTTGCTGATCAACCTGAGAGCAAAAAAGCTGACATTGTAGATGAAATGAAGAAGCTCAACTCACCCGGACATTGTCAAAAAGGCTCGTCCCGAGGACTACAACAAGACTTTCAATCAGTCTTAGAATGTTACCTACAGGAGCCTCTGCATAAAGAGAAGAACCCACTTGAATTCTGGAGAGTTCAAACAAACCTAACTGCTCTGATCCCACTGGTTCGCAAATACCTTACAGTGGTTTCCACACCGCTTCCGTCTGAGCGTGCCTTTAGACCAGACGTCTACAAAAGGCAAAACATGAAGCGCAGCTGCCTGCAACCAGAAGATGTCAATATGATGCTCTTTCTGCAAGGAAACCTCACAGTAGGCCACTGA